CAAATTGTTAAAGCTAAAGTCTTTACTTGAACCgattttgttgaataaaaagatTACACACAAGGACTTAGAATCAGTAGTGGGTTTGATGGCTTTCTGTTCAAGGGCGATTACTTCGTCTAGGGCTTTCCTTCGCAGGTTTTATGATGTCATAGggtctataaaaaataaaaagccttTTTATTCAATTAGAATAAATAATGATCTCAGAGAAGATGCAAAAATTTGGCTGATTTTTCTGGAACATTTTAACGGAGATTGTTATCTATCAGAAAACACTTGGATAACAAATGAAACGTTGCATTTGTACACTGACAGCTGTGGTAACTCTGATTTAGGTTGTGGTGCATATTTTGATGGTAAATGGGCACAATATAAATGGCCGGAAGCATGGTCAAATATGCCAATCATGAGGGACATTACTTTTTTAGAGTTAGTTCCAATTGTTTTAGCTATGTTTATATGGGCTTCAAATTTCCAAAATCGAAAGATTTTATTTCGAATTGACAATATGGCATTAGTTAGCATTATCAATAAAAGAACTGCCAAGTCGAAGCGTGTGATGGCATTTATTCGCCCCCTTGTTCTTTTTACAATGCAGCACAATATTCAGTTTAAAGCACAACATATTGATggttgtaaaaatgaaattgcaGACTCGATTTCTCGTTTTCAGTTGAAGAGATTCCGGGAACTAGCACCCGGGGCCGAGTCGGTTCCAGAAAACAACCCAGAAGAGTTCAGAGATTTGATATTGAGTTTGAAACAAACAGATTAATTAATTGTTCGCTTGCTCCTAATACAATTCAAGCTTATCAACgagctttaaatgctttggctAAATTTAGGGATAGTTTTGATTTAGATCATAGTTTTCCAATACCATTGAACCACATTACTCAGTTCATTGCATACATGTCTTGCTTGGACATGGCTCCATCTACGgtgaaatgttatatttcagccatcagtttttataataagatTAATAATTACGAAGATATGTCTCAATTATTTGTTGTAAGGAAAATGATTGATGGAATGGCAAGGTCAAAGTTAAAGAGACCTGACAGTAGATTACCTATTACTATAGatctgttaaaaaatattataaaaattttgcCCGCATTTTGTAGCTCCAGATATGAAGCTGTCTTATTTTCTAGTGCTTTTTCAATGGGATTTATTGCATTTCTGCGAGTTGGTGAAATGACAACTGCATGTGACAGGGAAGGGTCTAATCATgccattaaaattgaaaatgtggaGGTTActaatcataatataaaaatatacttgGCGTCTTCAAAAACAGACCAGCTAGGTCGAGGGACTTCAATTTTTGTGGCCCGACAATCAGATGTTGGAATTTGTCCGGTAAAATTACTGCAAGAATATTTAAAGATTCGACCTCGAATTAGTGGTCAATTATATTGCCACTTTAATGGCTCTCCAATGACTCGATATCAGTTTTCAGGAATTCTAAAACAAGCCCTGGGGTATATTGGTTTTGATCAATCAAAGTATGGGACGCACTCATTTAGAATCGGTAGTGCTACTTCAGCAACTATGCTTGGTTTTTCTGACGAGCAAATTAAAGTAATGGGTCGTTGGAGTTCTGATACTTTCAAAAGTTATATACGAATAccacaattttgaataaatttcgtTGAATTTGATGGTCAATTTAGTATATTTCATGtcaatacatacatgtattaaattgtAGGCCAAGAAGTGTCAGTATGGATAGTAGGCTCATCTTTGATAAGAAATGCATTTGTACACGCAAGAAGTAGAACAGGTGGTGTAAATTTAGGTCTCCATAGAATAGGAGTCAAAATTTGGTGGCAAGGGTATGGTGGCATGGGTTTAAAAGATTTGGAATCGACAATAAAAAGACtgatgaaatatgaaaaagcGCCGAAATATCTTGTCCTTCATATTGCTGGAAATGATTTGGGGAAGACAAAATTAGGATTTTTAAGGAATGAAATCAAGGCCACCTTGGAGAAGGTACAAAGTTATCTACCGAATAGTTCGATTGTATGGTCTCAGATTTTACCCAGAACAAATTGGCGTCATTCAAAAAGTCAGGATAGCATGATGGCATGcagaataagaataaatagTGCCATTGCTTCATTCGTGTTAAAGAATGGGGGACATTATATAAAGTATCCAGATATTCTTCCTAATAGTACTTTTTTAAAGGAAGATGGTGTTCATTTGACTGATCTAGGAAATGacatatttctaaataatttgCAAGGTGCGcttgaaatgtttatttgttcTGGTTCTTATACATATCCAGATACATTTGGTACTAGTATGTGTATatcttaaataattttaaaacagtattGGCCACAGTCCTATCGCAGCTTCATCCCCACTTTAGTGGCGGTTGATCCGGTACGGTTGAGTTTGACTATACCGTACCTAATCAATTTGGCAACTTCGCTGCGTGTGATAAACTACAGTTACAGTTGTCTATATTTTAGTGacattaaaagtacattttgtggATCGCTGTATCCCAGGATCCAACAGCTAAGTTAGTTGATCGCTGTATCCCAGGATCATAcatctatctatctatatatatctatctagTATCTGTAGGTTGCCAGAGGTAACCAAAAAATGATCTATACATCTATGAATCTATACATCTATGAATCTATCTAGTTGAACAATTTATATCGTTGAATCTATATGtgtacatatttaaatttgtgttaaTAATAAAAAGCTGTGGTCAATACTGCCAATAAATCTTAGTTTTACAAGCCATCTCGAATAATAGAATTTATGTAATATACATAAATTCGGTTATTCTAGTGGAAAGTTTTAATATCGTCCGTTGCAGTGCTTTCCTTTATAAATGCATATATAGTCGATAAGCTGTATAGTGGTGACGTCAATTTGACGTTAGCGTTCTTTTCAACTTTGAGCTGCAAGTGAACAAACGTGTAATTACAATACAGAGAGaagtattttgaaaataccCACCCTCCCTCCACCATATATAGTTAAATCATGTAGTTTTGTTTGGGTACTgctcttttgttctttttattttcaggtacatgtatatacgaGTAGTTAGAGTTCCAGTATGAAAAATTCTCCTCCATTGATGATTTGCCATGTGATGTCAAAAATTGCAGTAGTCAGTTAGATGTTGGTTGTATAGAAACATTTGATcgttaaaaagtgaaaaatgtgTTGGCAACTTCGCTGCGTGTGATAAACTACAGTTACAGTTGTCTATATTTTAGTGacattaaaagtacattttgtggATCGCTGTATCCCAGGATCCAACAGCTAAGTTAGTTGATCGCTGTATCCCAGGATCATAcatctatctatctatatatatctatctagTATCTGTAGGTTGCCAGAGGTAACCAAAAAATGATCTATACATCTATGAATCTATACATCTATGAATCTATCTAGTTGAACAATTTATATCGTTGAATCTATATGtgtacatatttaaatttgtgttaaTAATAAAAAGCTGTGGTCAATACTGCCAATAAATCTTAGTTTTACAAGCCATCTCGAATAACTATGGATTATGTTTATGCTTCTATTTTTTATGGCAAAAAGTACTGTGACAGCTTCTTGTTTGAAATATGATTCCTTTTATTGATGTGTGATATATGTATGCATGCAGTGTTTGCAAATAGACGTTCAGCAATTTCTTCTCTTCtctaaaataacaatatattctTTAAAACCTTTCAGAAGTTATAAACACCTCtccaatatatttattcaaCGCGTTTCAGCAGAAAAATACGAAaatacaaagcaaataattaatatcaaacacatgaGTTCACACAATGTTATTACATCGTTTGTTTGTCTCAGACtgattgataaaattgagaatggaagaaaatgtcaaagagacaacaacctgaccaaagaacataaaacagccgaaggccacgaCATACTTATACCGGGTCTTCCACACAGCGACAAAATCCAGCACCCGGAGGCGGGGTTCAACTCGGACCCCTAAATATAAATTGTGTACTAGtccagtgaaaatggacgtcacactaaactccaaaacatattataaatgatcTAAAAATTAATCTAGACAAAGTGATCATCGCCCCCCTCCCACACACACACTTCATTCTGAGGTAACTGTATTAAAACAAAGTAAATATGAGACTTTATTTGTGATATTGTTGTGCCCCCGCAGATgtaaatttaattctaaatcaAAACAccttaaaaattgtataagaaaaaaaacataaaacctaatttcctgtcgatatccACGTCTAGATAGTATGTCCTTATAATctaaaaggtttcatgaaattctgttgttggtcacaaactgttgcagtagtacattgaggcaaacaagttcaaaggggcgtaactcctagaaaataACCTGAATCATAATCTCATGTCAATATGctcatctacatagtatgtccttattatctactaTTCCACATGCACATCTTcagtatatatgtttaaatagtCATAATTGAACTTCCTAGCATTCAAACTGTGGGAGGAGTTATCCATCCGGAAATTATAT
Above is a window of Mytilus trossulus isolate FHL-02 chromosome 4, PNRI_Mtr1.1.1.hap1, whole genome shotgun sequence DNA encoding:
- the LOC134715920 gene encoding uncharacterized protein LOC134715920 isoform X2, encoding MLRRGTRKRTASARAGVRRTPVVSKGVSSRASVQSSMTVTRPEAIYTTSGHDGAAIPTTATLSTTRMLMPTFSSNQDNSVHIPDMLSWQPRPAIDPQPTVDNTQFVSQTGQEVSVWIVGSSLIRNAFVHARSRTGGVNLGLHRIGVKIWWQGYGGMGLKDLESTIKRLMKYEKAPKYLVLHIAGNDLGKTKLGFLRNEIKATLEKVQSYLPNSSIVWSQILPRTNWRHSKSQDSMMACRIRINSAIASFVLKNGGHYIKYPDILPNSTFLKEDGVHLTDLGNDIFLNNLQGALEMFICSGSYTYPDTFGTSMCIS